A window of the Oryzias melastigma strain HK-1 linkage group LG11, ASM292280v2, whole genome shotgun sequence genome harbors these coding sequences:
- the LOC112137700 gene encoding syntaxin-12 — translation MSYGKAEFRPVPRDFGSLIQTCSSNIQKITQNTAQIKSMVNQQGTSQDSSELQDRLQQIQHYTNQLAKETNKHLKELGSIPAPLSPSEQRQQKIQRDRLMNDFSAALNNFQAVQRRAAEKERESIARARAGSRLSNEDGFRDEKLVSFDNQEDLGQMTIQTEDVAITEEDLELIRERETNIRQLESDIMDVNQIFKDLAVMIHDQGEMIDSIEANVENAEVHVERGRDQLQRAAHYQQKSRKKMCIFALICSVILVVLALLIWWASK, via the exons ATGTCTTACGGCAAAGCGGAGTTCCGCCCAGTCCCGAGGGACTTTGGCTCCCTCATTCAGACATGCAGCTCCAACATCCAGAAGATCACACAGAACA CTGCACAGATAAAGTCGATGGTGAATCAGCAAGGGACGAGCCAGGACTCCAGTGAACTCCAGGATCGTCT GCAGCAGATCCAGCACTACACTAACCAGCTCGCTAAGGAAACCAACAAACACCTTAAAGAGCTCGGCTCCATCCCTGCACCTCTGTCCCCCTCTGAACAA AGGCAGCAGAAGATTCAGAGAGACCGGCTCATGAATGATTTCTCAGCGGCGCTCAACAACTTCCAGGCGGTTCAGCGACGCGCAGCAGAGAAAGAGCGAGAGTCCATAGCCAGAGCAAGAGCTGGATCCCGCCTCTCA AATGAAGATGGTTTTCGAGATGAAAAGCTTGTCTCTTTTGATAA CCAGGAGGACTTGGGTCAGATGACGATCCAAACTGAAGATGTTGCCATCACAGAGGAGGACCTGGAGCTGATCAGAGAAAGAGAAACCAACATCAGACAGCTGGAG tcCGACATCATGGATGTAAACCAGATCTTTAAGGACTTGGCGGTAATGATTCATGACCAAGGAGAGATGATTG ATAGCATAGAAGCTAATGTGGAGAACGCTGAGGTTCACGTCGAGCGAGGAAGGGATCAGCTACAGAGGGCGGCACACTATCAG CAAAAGTCTCGAAAGAAGATGTGCATCTTTGCTCTGATCTGCTCCGTCATACTCGTCGTCCTCGCCCTCCTCATCTGGTGGGCGTCCAAGTGA